In one window of Burkholderiales bacterium DNA:
- the fabG gene encoding 3-oxoacyl-ACP reductase FabG, translating to MAQELDGQVALVTGATRGIGRAIAHALARDGATVVGTATTDAGAATIAAALAEAGHRGTGIRLDVTDAQATDAALADVEARFGPIAILVNNAGITRDNLLVRMKDDEWDAIMATNLKPAFRLAKACLRGMMKARRGRIIQVGSVVGSTGNAGQANYAAAKAALVGFTKSLAQEVGSRAITVNCVAPGFVDTDMTKALPQAQRDALMARIPLARLGSPEDIAEAVAFLAGPRAAYITGATLHVNGGMYMA from the coding sequence ATGGCGCAGGAACTCGACGGGCAGGTGGCATTGGTGACCGGCGCGACGCGCGGCATCGGCCGGGCGATCGCGCACGCGCTCGCGCGCGACGGCGCGACCGTCGTGGGCACGGCCACGACCGATGCGGGCGCCGCGACGATCGCTGCGGCGCTCGCGGAAGCGGGGCATCGGGGCACCGGCATCCGGCTCGACGTGACCGACGCGCAGGCGACCGACGCGGCGCTCGCCGACGTCGAAGCGCGCTTCGGCCCGATCGCGATCCTCGTCAACAACGCCGGGATCACCCGCGACAACCTGCTCGTGCGCATGAAGGACGATGAGTGGGACGCCATCATGGCGACCAACCTCAAGCCCGCGTTCCGGCTCGCCAAGGCGTGCCTGCGCGGCATGATGAAGGCGCGGCGCGGCCGCATCATTCAGGTCGGGTCGGTCGTCGGGTCGACCGGCAACGCCGGGCAGGCGAACTACGCCGCGGCGAAGGCGGCGCTGGTGGGCTTCACCAAGTCGCTCGCGCAGGAAGTCGGCAGCCGCGCCATCACGGTCAACTGCGTCGCGCCGGGGTTCGTCGACACCGACATGACGAAGGCCCTGCCGCAGGCGCAGCGCGATGCGCTGATGGCGCGCATCCCGCTCGCCCGTCTGGGTTCGCCGGAGGACATCGCCGAGGCCGTGGCATTCCTGGCGGGGCCGCGGGCCGCCTACATCACCGGCGCGACGCTGCACGTGAACGGCGGCATGTACATGGCGTGA
- the fabD gene encoding ACP S-malonyltransferase, producing the protein MTTFAVVFPGQGSQSIGMMAGWDAHPAVRATFAEASEALGEDLWALVTDGPAEALNLTTNTQPVMLTAGVAAWRAWREAGGALPSVVAGHSLGEYTALVAAGALAFRDAVPLVRFRAQAMTEAVPAGVGAMAAILGGDDAAIAEACREAAQGEVVEPVNFNSPGQVVIAGHRAAVERAIERAKAHGAKRGMLLPVSGPFHSALMKPAADRLASRLAQVAFQAPSIPVLHNADVAEHASADAIRAALARQAASPVRWTETVRAIAARGVTDVVEAGPGRVLSGLARKIDPALKPHALTDGHSLADAFSAIGA; encoded by the coding sequence ATGACGACGTTCGCGGTCGTGTTTCCGGGGCAGGGTTCGCAGTCGATCGGCATGATGGCCGGCTGGGACGCGCATCCCGCCGTGCGCGCGACCTTCGCCGAGGCGAGCGAGGCGCTGGGCGAGGATCTGTGGGCGCTCGTGACCGACGGTCCCGCCGAGGCGCTGAATCTCACGACCAACACGCAGCCGGTGATGCTGACCGCGGGCGTGGCCGCCTGGCGCGCTTGGCGCGAGGCCGGCGGCGCGCTGCCCTCGGTCGTGGCGGGCCACAGCCTGGGTGAATACACGGCGCTCGTGGCCGCGGGGGCGCTCGCGTTCCGCGATGCGGTGCCGCTGGTGCGTTTCCGAGCGCAGGCGATGACCGAGGCGGTGCCCGCCGGCGTCGGCGCGATGGCCGCGATCCTGGGCGGCGACGATGCGGCGATCGCGGAAGCCTGCCGCGAGGCCGCGCAGGGCGAAGTGGTCGAGCCGGTCAACTTCAACTCGCCCGGGCAGGTCGTGATCGCCGGTCACCGGGCCGCGGTCGAGCGCGCGATCGAACGCGCGAAGGCGCACGGCGCGAAGCGCGGCATGCTGCTGCCGGTGTCCGGCCCGTTCCACAGCGCGCTGATGAAGCCCGCGGCAGACCGGCTCGCCTCGCGCCTCGCGCAGGTCGCGTTCCAGGCACCGTCGATCCCGGTGCTGCACAACGCGGACGTCGCCGAGCACGCTTCCGCCGACGCCATCCGCGCCGCGCTCGCAAGGCAGGCCGCGAGCCCGGTGCGCTGGACCGAGACCGTGCGCGCCATCGCCGCGCGCGGCGTCACCGACGTCGTCGAGGCGGGGCCGGGACGCGTGCTCTCGGGACTCGCGCGGAAGATCGATCCGGCACTGAAGCCGCATGCGCTCACCGACGGTCACTCGCTCGCCGATGCGTTCTCGGCGATCGGGGCGTGA
- a CDS encoding ketoacyl-ACP synthase III yields the protein MRSSTIAGTGSYLPAQVLTNDELARRGVDTSDEWVRTRTGIRQRHVAAEGELTSDLALAASEHALASAGLVAADVDTIIVATTTPDVIFPSTACILQDRLGIRGGPAFDVQAVCSGFVYALSVADAMIRTGASRNALVVGAETYSHILDWSDRRTCVLFGDGAGAVVLVPAAEPGILATRLHADGSQRGILSVPGQVRDGKVVGRPYLQMDGQAVFKLAVRSLTEVADEALAAAALPRTAIDWLIPHQANLRIMDATAKRLGVPHERVVATVERHANTSAASVPLALDEAVRDGRIRRGDHVMMLGVGGGFTWGSVLVRWS from the coding sequence ATGCGTAGCAGCACGATCGCCGGTACCGGCAGCTACCTGCCCGCGCAGGTGCTGACCAACGACGAACTCGCGCGGCGCGGCGTCGACACGAGCGACGAGTGGGTGCGCACGCGCACCGGCATCCGCCAGCGGCATGTCGCCGCCGAGGGCGAACTCACCTCCGATCTCGCGCTCGCCGCCTCGGAGCACGCGCTCGCGTCGGCGGGGCTCGTCGCGGCCGACGTCGACACGATCATCGTCGCGACCACGACGCCCGACGTGATCTTCCCGTCGACCGCCTGCATCCTGCAGGACCGGCTGGGCATTCGCGGCGGCCCCGCCTTCGACGTGCAGGCGGTCTGTTCGGGCTTCGTCTACGCGCTCTCCGTCGCCGACGCGATGATCCGGACCGGAGCGTCGAGAAACGCGCTCGTGGTCGGCGCCGAGACGTATTCGCACATCCTCGACTGGAGCGACCGGCGCACCTGCGTGCTGTTCGGCGACGGCGCCGGCGCGGTGGTCCTCGTGCCCGCGGCGGAACCGGGCATCCTCGCGACGCGCCTGCACGCCGACGGCAGCCAGCGCGGCATCCTGTCGGTGCCCGGCCAGGTGCGCGACGGCAAGGTGGTCGGCCGGCCGTACCTCCAGATGGACGGGCAGGCGGTGTTCAAGCTGGCCGTGCGCTCGTTGACCGAAGTCGCCGACGAGGCGCTCGCCGCCGCGGCGCTCCCGCGCACGGCGATCGACTGGCTGATCCCGCACCAGGCGAACCTGCGCATCATGGACGCGACCGCGAAGCGCCTCGGCGTGCCGCACGAACGCGTGGTCGCCACGGTCGAGCGCCACGCGAACACCTCGGCCGCGTCGGTGCCGCTCGCGCTCGACGAAGCGGTGCGCGACGGGCGCATCCGTCGCGGCGACCACGTGATGATGCTGGGCGTGGGCGGAGGCTTCACCTGGGGTTCGGTGCTGGTTCGCTGGAGCTGA
- the plsX gene encoding phosphate acyltransferase PlsX, with the protein MTITVAVDAMGGDHGPSVTVPASLSFLEETPDAAVVLVGRPEALEGILAKARSPARDRIRIHAASEVVEMDDPPADALRRKKDSSMRVAINLVRDGEAHGCVSAGNTGALMGIARFVLKTLPGIDRPAIASQLPTKKGVVTMLDLGANVNCTPEQLVQFAAMGSALVSSVEHIERPTVGLLNIGEEDIKGNELVKETAERLKASGLNFHGNVEGDDIYKGTTDVVVCDGFVGNVALKTSEGLAQMLYEFLKAEFTRGVLSKLAAGIAYPVLMRFKRRIDPRRLNGATLVGLKGVVVKSHGGADVLAFRHAIAKAHAEVRAGVLDRIAQRIAAMPAAALGEARAPTDA; encoded by the coding sequence ATGACGATCACCGTCGCGGTCGACGCGATGGGGGGGGACCACGGCCCGTCGGTCACGGTCCCCGCTTCGCTCTCGTTCCTCGAAGAGACGCCCGACGCCGCGGTCGTGCTGGTCGGCCGTCCCGAGGCGCTCGAGGGCATCCTCGCCAAGGCGCGTTCGCCGGCCCGCGACCGCATCCGCATCCACGCGGCGTCCGAGGTCGTCGAGATGGACGACCCGCCCGCCGACGCGCTGCGACGCAAGAAGGACTCGTCGATGCGCGTCGCGATCAACCTCGTCCGCGACGGCGAGGCCCACGGCTGCGTCTCGGCCGGCAACACCGGCGCGCTGATGGGCATCGCGCGCTTCGTGCTGAAGACGCTCCCCGGCATCGACCGGCCCGCGATCGCCTCGCAGCTCCCGACCAAGAAGGGCGTGGTGACGATGCTCGACCTGGGCGCGAACGTGAACTGCACCCCCGAGCAACTCGTGCAGTTCGCGGCCATGGGCAGCGCGCTCGTTTCCTCGGTCGAGCACATCGAGCGTCCGACCGTGGGACTCCTCAACATCGGCGAGGAGGACATCAAGGGCAACGAACTCGTGAAGGAGACCGCCGAGCGCCTGAAGGCCTCGGGGCTGAACTTCCACGGCAACGTCGAGGGCGACGACATCTACAAGGGCACCACCGACGTGGTCGTCTGCGACGGATTCGTCGGCAACGTCGCGCTCAAGACCTCGGAGGGCCTCGCGCAGATGCTCTACGAGTTCCTGAAGGCCGAATTCACGCGCGGCGTCCTCTCGAAGCTGGCCGCCGGCATCGCCTACCCGGTGCTGATGCGCTTCAAGCGGCGCATCGATCCGCGCCGGCTGAACGGCGCCACGCTCGTCGGACTGAAGGGCGTCGTCGTGAAGAGCCACGGCGGCGCGGACGTGCTCGCGTTCCGCCACGCGATCGCGAAGGCGCACGCCGAAGTCCGCGCCGGCGTGCTCGACCGGATCGCGCAGCGCATCGCCGCGATGCCCGCCGCCGCGCTCGGCGAGGCACGCGCCCCGACCGATGCGTAG
- the rpmF gene encoding 50S ribosomal protein L32 — translation MAVQQNKKSPSKRGMHRAHDFIAAPTLGTEPVSGETHRRHHISPSGYYRGKKVVRTKADE, via the coding sequence ATGGCTGTCCAGCAGAACAAGAAGTCGCCGAGCAAGCGCGGCATGCACCGCGCCCACGACTTCATCGCCGCGCCGACCCTCGGCACGGAACCGGTGAGCGGCGAGACGCACCGCCGCCACCACATCAGCCCGAGCGGCTACTACCGCGGCAAGAAGGTCGTCCGGACCAAGGCGGACGAGTAA
- a CDS encoding DUF177 domain-containing protein, with protein sequence MPGSGPAARFDALRLAKQGASLSGSIDARRLPNLEDVLAPGDEAVPVAWTIEGRTSAEGHPALGIEIQASIPLVCQRCLGRLDWPVAQATEVLLAGNGEELTRLDDASEGEVILADRPLEPAMLVEDELVLTLPFAPRHEGACPSGP encoded by the coding sequence ATGCCCGGTTCCGGTCCCGCAGCCCGATTCGACGCGCTCCGGCTGGCGAAGCAGGGCGCATCGCTGTCGGGATCCATCGATGCCCGGCGGTTGCCGAACCTCGAGGACGTGCTGGCGCCCGGCGATGAAGCGGTCCCGGTCGCCTGGACGATCGAGGGCCGGACGAGCGCCGAAGGGCATCCGGCGCTCGGCATCGAGATCCAGGCCAGTATCCCGCTGGTGTGCCAGCGCTGCCTCGGCCGGCTCGACTGGCCGGTCGCGCAGGCCACCGAGGTGCTGCTGGCGGGCAACGGCGAGGAACTGACGCGGCTCGACGACGCGTCGGAAGGCGAGGTGATCCTCGCCGACCGGCCGCTCGAGCCCGCGATGCTGGTGGAGGACGAACTGGTGCTGACGCTCCCGTTCGCGCCTCGCCACGAAGGAGCATGCCCGTCGGGCCCGTGA
- the maf gene encoding septum formation protein Maf has product MRPLVLASTSRYRAALLDRLGLPYRLDASGIDEAALPGESAAAACMRLAEAKARAVAPRHPGALILGSDQIADCDGRHVGKPGTRERAREQLRAQSGRAVTFHTGVALFDAASGRCFVERVDVVSRFRVLCDSEIEAYLERESALDCAGSVRSEALGIALFDAIESDDPTALVGLPLIATCRLLRLAGVDVLDPSR; this is encoded by the coding sequence ATGCGTCCGCTCGTGCTGGCCTCGACGTCGCGCTATCGCGCCGCCCTGCTCGACCGTCTCGGCCTGCCGTACCGGCTGGACGCCTCGGGCATCGACGAGGCCGCACTCCCCGGGGAGTCGGCCGCAGCCGCCTGCATGCGCCTGGCCGAGGCCAAGGCGCGCGCGGTCGCGCCCCGCCACCCGGGCGCCCTGATCCTGGGCTCCGACCAGATCGCGGACTGCGACGGCCGACACGTCGGCAAGCCGGGAACCCGAGAGCGAGCGCGGGAGCAACTGCGCGCGCAATCCGGGCGCGCGGTGACGTTCCACACGGGGGTCGCGCTCTTCGATGCGGCGAGCGGCCGCTGCTTCGTCGAGCGCGTCGACGTCGTCAGCCGTTTCCGCGTCCTGTGCGACTCCGAGATCGAGGCGTACCTCGAGCGCGAATCCGCGCTCGACTGCGCGGGTTCGGTACGCTCGGAGGCGCTCGGCATCGCGCTGTTCGACGCGATCGAGAGCGACGACCCCACCGCGCTCGTCGGGCTGCCGCTCATCGCGACCTGCCGGCTCCTGCGTCTCGCCGGGGTCGATGTCCTCGACCCGTCGAGATGA
- a CDS encoding SAM-dependent methyltransferase, translated as MSHARGPLLLVPNLLGAVPPEDVLPARTIDLARTVEHWVVETPKAARAFLKSLSLPRPIAELSIAPLEADASAAGLASLLSPARHGHPVGFVSDAGAPGVADPGAALVAAAHASGIRVVPLVGPSAVLLALMASGLSGQAFAFHGYLPVAEAARSARLRELEADSRLHARTQVFIETPYRNAAMLAALVATLAPRTRLAVAADLTTPDESVVMRPIAAWRGADVAGWQRRPAIFLFQA; from the coding sequence ATGAGCCACGCCCGCGGTCCGCTCCTGCTCGTCCCCAACCTGCTCGGCGCGGTGCCGCCCGAGGACGTTCTGCCCGCACGCACGATCGACCTCGCGCGCACGGTCGAACATTGGGTGGTCGAGACGCCGAAGGCAGCGCGCGCGTTCCTGAAGTCGCTCTCGCTGCCGCGGCCGATCGCCGAGCTCTCGATCGCACCGCTCGAAGCGGATGCCTCGGCGGCCGGGTTGGCGTCGCTGCTGTCGCCCGCCCGGCACGGCCATCCGGTCGGCTTCGTGTCCGATGCGGGCGCGCCCGGAGTGGCCGATCCCGGCGCGGCGCTCGTCGCTGCGGCGCACGCGTCGGGCATTCGCGTCGTTCCCCTCGTCGGCCCCTCCGCGGTCCTGCTCGCGTTGATGGCTTCGGGCCTCTCGGGGCAAGCCTTCGCCTTCCACGGCTACCTGCCGGTAGCCGAGGCGGCGCGCTCCGCGCGGCTGCGCGAACTGGAAGCAGACTCGCGCCTGCACGCGAGAACCCAGGTCTTCATCGAAACGCCGTACCGCAATGCGGCGATGCTCGCCGCGCTCGTCGCGACGCTCGCACCGCGCACGCGACTCGCCGTGGCGGCGGACCTCACGACACCGGACGAGTCGGTGGTGATGCGGCCCATCGCCGCGTGGCGCGGCGCGGACGTCGCCGGCTGGCAGCGCAGACCCGCGATCTTCCTGTTCCAGGCCTGA
- a CDS encoding CBS domain-containing protein has protein sequence MLVSEILRIKGNTLFTVGPDGSVMDAVRVMAQHDIGSLVVMDHGRLAGMLTFREVLEALAGHGGSLATLEVRDICVRDPLTAPPGLDVMELRRTMLEGHARYVPVMDGTTLMGVVSFHDVAKAVYEEQSFENRMLKSYIKDWPEEEEGRV, from the coding sequence ATGCTCGTGAGCGAGATCCTGAGGATCAAGGGCAACACGTTGTTCACCGTCGGTCCGGACGGCTCGGTGATGGACGCGGTGCGCGTGATGGCGCAGCACGACATCGGCTCGCTCGTCGTGATGGACCATGGCCGCCTCGCCGGCATGCTGACCTTCCGCGAGGTGCTCGAGGCGCTGGCGGGCCACGGCGGGTCGCTCGCGACGCTCGAGGTCCGCGACATCTGCGTGCGCGATCCGCTGACCGCGCCGCCCGGGCTCGACGTCATGGAACTGCGGCGCACGATGCTCGAGGGTCACGCGCGCTACGTGCCGGTGATGGACGGCACGACGCTGATGGGCGTCGTGTCGTTCCACGACGTGGCGAAGGCGGTCTACGAGGAGCAGTCGTTCGAGAACCGGATGCTCAAGAGCTACATCAAGGACTGGCCCGAGGAGGAGGAAGGCCGGGTGTAG
- the recR gene encoding recombination protein RecR gives MAGRGSDDRSAAGEPLGSLDALVGALRVLPGVGPRAAQRMALHLLQYDRDGAKALAAALLAATEAVHHCERCNTFTEGSVCALCRSTRRDAAQLCVVETPSDLMMVEQTQAFAGMYYVLMGRLSPLDGIGPKEIRLDRLLKRAQDGVVREVILATNFTHEGEATAHYVGELLAARGLKVSRLARGVPVGGELEYVDSGTLAQALRERRPIGAL, from the coding sequence GTGGCCGGACGCGGATCCGACGATCGCAGCGCGGCCGGCGAGCCGCTCGGGAGCCTCGACGCGCTGGTCGGCGCGTTGCGCGTGCTGCCCGGCGTGGGTCCGCGCGCGGCCCAACGCATGGCGCTGCACCTGCTGCAGTACGACCGCGACGGAGCGAAGGCGCTCGCTGCCGCGCTCCTCGCCGCGACCGAAGCGGTCCACCACTGCGAGCGCTGCAACACCTTCACCGAAGGGTCGGTGTGCGCGCTGTGCCGCTCGACCCGCCGGGACGCGGCGCAACTGTGCGTGGTGGAGACGCCCTCCGACCTCATGATGGTCGAGCAGACGCAGGCGTTCGCCGGGATGTACTACGTGCTGATGGGCCGGCTCTCGCCGCTCGACGGCATCGGTCCGAAGGAGATCCGGCTCGATCGACTGCTCAAGCGGGCGCAGGACGGGGTGGTCCGCGAGGTGATCCTCGCCACCAACTTCACCCACGAAGGCGAGGCGACCGCGCACTACGTCGGCGAGCTGCTCGCCGCGCGCGGGCTCAAGGTCAGCCGGCTCGCGCGCGGCGTGCCGGTCGGCGGCGAACTCGAGTACGTCGACAGCGGCACGCTCGCCCAGGCGCTGCGCGAGCGCCGTCCGATCGGCGCGCTCTGA
- a CDS encoding YbaB/EbfC family nucleoid-associated protein — translation MMKNQLAGLMKQAQAMQDNMKRAQEELARTEVEGQSGGGLVKVTMTCRHDVKRVAIDPSLVGEDRDMLEDLVAAAVNDAVRRVEAVTQEKMSGIAGGMALPPGFKLPF, via the coding sequence ATGATGAAGAACCAGCTCGCCGGGCTCATGAAGCAGGCGCAGGCGATGCAGGACAACATGAAGCGCGCGCAGGAGGAACTCGCGCGCACCGAGGTCGAAGGTCAGTCCGGCGGCGGGCTCGTGAAGGTCACGATGACCTGCCGTCACGACGTGAAGCGCGTCGCGATCGACCCGTCGCTCGTCGGCGAGGACCGCGACATGCTGGAGGACCTCGTCGCCGCCGCAGTCAACGACGCCGTGCGCCGGGTCGAGGCGGTGACGCAGGAGAAGATGTCCGGCATCGCCGGCGGCATGGCGCTGCCGCCCGGTTTCAAGCTGCCGTTCTGA
- the dnaX gene encoding DNA polymerase III subunit gamma/tau: MSYQVLARKWRPGTFAELTGQGHVVTALSNALVRGRLHHAYLLTGTRGVGKTTIARILAKSLNCQVNGVSAMPCGECAACTDIDAGRFVDLLEIDAASNTGVDNMREILDNARYAPTVGRFKVYLIDEVHMLSKNAFNSMLKTLEEPPEHVKFVLATTDPQKVPVTVLSRCLQFALKPLSPDEIAARVVHILGAEGIAHDPAAVALIARAASGSLRDALSLLDQAIAYGAGEVRADPVRAMLGVVDRDFAFRIADALAANDGRSLLAEADALAGRGLSAADALAELAHLYHRVAVAQVVPDASGGEDADRIAAIASRFTPEAVQLGWQIVAQGRADLALAPDEATGLSMTLLRLLAFEPAGSSSSGRERGPRRDAAAPEPARTARAAAATIAPTPAPVAATATRKALPTAPDAWPGFVQSLGLSGMARELAAQSEMRKLDGHALTLALPAAHQHLAGKSYADRLRNALEQATGVKLLLAFEVGEVAEGSLATKESREREAARASTEAAFLDEPFVRDAVSRFGATVRTESIKALPAGGRAASEDPNR, translated from the coding sequence ATGAGCTATCAGGTCCTCGCGCGCAAGTGGCGGCCCGGCACCTTCGCCGAGCTGACCGGGCAGGGCCACGTCGTTACCGCGCTGTCGAACGCGCTCGTCCGCGGGCGGCTGCACCACGCGTACCTCCTGACCGGCACGCGCGGCGTCGGCAAGACGACGATCGCCCGGATCCTCGCGAAGAGCCTCAACTGCCAGGTGAACGGCGTGTCGGCGATGCCCTGCGGCGAGTGCGCGGCCTGTACCGACATCGACGCCGGCCGCTTCGTCGACCTGCTCGAGATCGACGCCGCGTCGAACACCGGCGTCGACAACATGCGCGAGATCCTCGACAACGCGCGCTACGCGCCGACGGTCGGCCGCTTCAAGGTCTACCTGATCGACGAAGTGCACATGCTGTCGAAGAACGCCTTCAACTCGATGCTGAAGACGCTCGAGGAGCCGCCCGAGCACGTGAAGTTCGTGCTCGCGACGACCGATCCGCAGAAGGTGCCGGTCACCGTGCTCTCGCGCTGCCTGCAGTTCGCGCTGAAGCCGCTTTCCCCCGACGAGATCGCCGCGCGCGTCGTGCACATCCTCGGGGCCGAGGGCATCGCGCACGACCCGGCGGCCGTCGCGCTCATCGCGCGCGCCGCCTCGGGCAGCCTGCGCGACGCCCTCTCGCTGCTCGACCAGGCGATCGCCTACGGCGCGGGCGAGGTGCGCGCCGATCCGGTGCGCGCGATGCTGGGCGTCGTCGACCGCGACTTCGCGTTCCGGATCGCGGACGCGCTCGCCGCGAACGACGGCCGCTCGCTCCTCGCCGAGGCCGATGCGCTCGCCGGACGCGGGCTCTCCGCCGCCGATGCACTCGCCGAACTCGCCCACCTGTACCACCGGGTCGCCGTCGCGCAGGTGGTGCCCGACGCATCCGGCGGCGAGGACGCCGACCGCATCGCGGCGATCGCGTCGCGTTTCACGCCGGAGGCGGTCCAGCTCGGCTGGCAGATCGTGGCGCAGGGGCGCGCCGACCTCGCGCTCGCGCCCGACGAGGCCACCGGACTCTCGATGACGCTGCTGCGGCTCCTGGCGTTCGAACCGGCGGGATCGTCCTCCTCCGGGCGCGAACGCGGACCGCGCCGCGATGCGGCCGCACCGGAACCGGCCCGCACTGCACGCGCAGCGGCGGCGACCATTGCACCGACGCCTGCGCCGGTGGCGGCGACCGCGACGCGCAAGGCGCTGCCGACCGCGCCGGACGCCTGGCCGGGGTTCGTGCAGTCGCTCGGCCTCTCCGGCATGGCGCGCGAACTCGCGGCGCAATCCGAGATGCGGAAGCTCGACGGCCACGCGCTGACGCTCGCGCTCCCCGCCGCGCACCAGCACCTCGCCGGCAAGAGCTACGCGGACCGCCTGCGGAACGCGCTGGAGCAGGCGACCGGGGTCAAGCTCCTGCTCGCCTTCGAGGTCGGCGAGGTGGCCGAAGGCTCGCTCGCGACGAAGGAGTCGCGCGAACGCGAGGCCGCGCGCGCCAGCACCGAGGCCGCGTTCCTCGACGAACCCTTCGTGCGCGACGCGGTGAGCCGTTTCGGCGCCACCGTCCGCACCGAATCGATCAAGGCGCTGCCCGCCGGAGGACGCGCCGCATCCGAGGATCCGAACCGATGA
- the mltF gene encoding membrane-bound lytic murein transglycosylase MltF: MRLPAHLRALHDPARLAAPAAAFAVAALLTACGVSELAAPDVAKTLVVAVRPGPGSWFPGPDGKPQGLDHELIERFARERGLPLTIVAVPDAGALLERVAAGEAHVGIGGLYRPPSGKSPDDAGAKRTPLLWTSGYETAEAVLACSRDGFRPRNWGDLAGTDVAFVAGSGIETAFAQVRRAHPEVRWQPKEVASADALMAQVDEGSVPCAVVSSFDAAIGRNIYLDVDVAFPLGTRRELAWAVGGRYPALARELDAFLARMHGNGTLARLSERYFSPRGEVGRIDAGIFNERIENALPGWKPMFFAAQEAYGIEWRLLAAVAYQESRWDPDATSETGVRGFMQLTEDTAKELGVTDRLDARASVMAAARYLRDLKAKLPARIPEPDRTWFALAAFNIGMGHLEDARIQAQRDRLDPDRWRDVRKTLPLLALPEYYEKAKLGYARGGMPVAFVDRVRAYYDILLRTEEPHQPRLRLWGALAGP, from the coding sequence ATGCGACTTCCCGCGCACCTGCGAGCGTTGCACGATCCGGCGCGCCTCGCCGCTCCGGCGGCGGCGTTCGCCGTCGCCGCGCTCCTCACCGCTTGCGGCGTCTCCGAACTCGCGGCGCCGGACGTGGCGAAGACGCTCGTCGTTGCCGTGCGCCCGGGCCCGGGGAGCTGGTTTCCCGGGCCCGACGGCAAGCCGCAGGGGCTCGACCACGAACTGATCGAGCGTTTCGCGCGCGAGCGCGGCCTGCCGCTGACCATCGTCGCGGTCCCGGATGCTGGAGCGCTCCTCGAGCGGGTCGCCGCAGGCGAGGCGCACGTCGGCATCGGCGGCCTGTACCGCCCCCCGTCGGGCAAGTCGCCCGACGACGCCGGCGCGAAGCGCACGCCGCTGCTGTGGACCTCCGGCTACGAGACCGCCGAAGCGGTGCTGGCGTGCTCGCGCGACGGCTTTCGTCCGCGCAACTGGGGCGACCTCGCCGGAACCGACGTCGCGTTCGTCGCGGGCTCGGGCATCGAGACCGCGTTCGCCCAGGTGCGCCGCGCCCACCCCGAGGTCCGCTGGCAACCGAAGGAAGTGGCCTCCGCCGACGCGCTGATGGCGCAGGTCGACGAAGGCAGCGTCCCCTGCGCGGTCGTGAGTTCGTTCGACGCGGCGATCGGGCGCAACATCTACCTCGACGTCGACGTCGCGTTCCCGCTCGGCACGAGGCGCGAACTCGCCTGGGCGGTCGGCGGCCGCTATCCCGCGCTCGCGCGCGAACTCGACGCCTTTCTCGCGCGCATGCACGGGAACGGCACGCTCGCGCGGCTGTCGGAGCGCTACTTCTCGCCGCGCGGAGAGGTCGGCCGCATCGACGCCGGCATCTTCAATGAACGCATCGAGAACGCGCTCCCGGGGTGGAAGCCGATGTTCTTCGCGGCGCAGGAGGCCTACGGCATCGAGTGGCGCCTGCTCGCGGCGGTCGCCTACCAGGAGTCGCGCTGGGATCCCGATGCGACGAGCGAGACCGGGGTGCGCGGCTTCATGCAACTCACCGAGGACACGGCGAAGGAACTCGGCGTCACCGACCGCCTCGATGCGCGCGCGAGCGTGATGGCGGCGGCGCGCTACCTGCGCGACCTGAAGGCGAAGCTGCCCGCGCGCATCCCCGAGCCGGACCGGACCTGGTTCGCGCTCGCGGCGTTCAACATCGGCATGGGCCACCTCGAGGACGCGCGCATCCAGGCCCAGCGCGACCGCCTCGACCCGGACCGCTGGCGCGACGTCCGCAAGACCCTGCCGCTCCTCGCGCTCCCCGAGTACTACGAGAAGGCGAAGCTGGGCTACGCGCGCGGCGGCATGCCGGTCGCGTTCGTCGACCGCGTGCGTGCCTACTACGACATCCTGCTGCGCACCGAGGAGCCGCACCAGCCGCGGCTGCGCCTGTGGGGCGCGCTCGCCGGACCTTGA